In Paenibacillus segetis, the genomic window GAAGATTCGTAAAGCCATTATTCCGGCCGCAGGGTTGGGTACGCGTTTCCTACCCGCGACCAAAGCAATGCCGAAGGAAATGTTACCGATTGTGGACAAGCCAACCATACAATACATCGTGGAAGAAGCGGTAGCATCCGGTATTGAAGACATTATAATTGTTACAGGTAAGGGTAAGCGCGCCATCGAGGATCACTTTGATAACTCCTTTGAGTTGGAATACAATCTCAATGAGAAGGGCAAGTGGAAGCTGCTTGAAGAGGTTCGTAAATCATCGGAAATGGCGGATATCCATTACATCCGGCAGAAGGAACCGAAAGGCCTTGGACATGCCATCTGGTGTGCTCGGAAATTCATTGGTGATGAACCATTTGCTGTGTTACTAGGCGATGATATCGTAGAATCCGAAGAGCCTTGTCTGAAGCAAATGATCGATGTGTATGACGAACAGCAAGCGTCGGTTGTAGGTGTTCAACCTGTACCTTGGAACGAAGTATCTCGTTACGGTATTGTGGATGGGATGGAGATTAGGGACCGAGTTTAT contains:
- the galU gene encoding UTP--glucose-1-phosphate uridylyltransferase GalU, translating into MKIRKAIIPAAGLGTRFLPATKAMPKEMLPIVDKPTIQYIVEEAVASGIEDIIIVTGKGKRAIEDHFDNSFELEYNLNEKGKWKLLEEVRKSSEMADIHYIRQKEPKGLGHAIWCARKFIGDEPFAVLLGDDIVESEEPCLKQMIDVYDEQQASVVGVQPVPWNEVSRYGIVDGMEIRDRVYLANQLVEKPAVDKSPSNLAIMGRYILTPAIFGILEEQRAGVHGEIQLTDAISRLRETQRIIAYNFSGLRHDVGEKLGFIETSIHYALQNSELRDQLLEYMTRIVESEQHKEHKKTTSR